The sequence TCGAGGCACACGATCCTTTTTCCTTGCAGCGACGCCGCGAACCGCTGCTTGAGCTTTGTCCGGTGCTGCTTTTCCATCACGAAGATCAGGTCGGCCCATTCCACCTGTTCGGCGCTCAGTACGCAGTCTGCGTCGGGCGCGAGGCCGGCAGAATCCGTCTCGATGCCCGGCCCTGCGAACACGCTCTCGGCGGTGGGGCTGCGAAGCCTGTTCCTGCTGCAGATAAAGAGCACGCGGCGCATCGGTGGTGTCGGGATCGGATGGTGGGGCTGGATTCTGGCAGACGCCCGACGGAGGTTCTCCTCACGCCTGCTCGCCGGCCAGCTCAGTCCACCTGGGCCTCGGGGAGCTTTGCGATCACCTTGATCTCGAAGTCGAAGCCATAGAGCCACGTCACGCCGACGCCAGTCAGCGTCGGGTGCGGCGCGTTGCCCCAAAACTCCGGCACCAGCTTCCAGATTTTCTCGAACTTCGATTCGGGATCGACGATGAAGACGGTCACGTCGATCACGTCGTCGAACGTGCAGCCTGCGGCCGCAAGGACCTCGTTCAGATTGCCGAACGCGAGCCGCACCTGCGTTTCCAGGTCGGGCTCGGGCGAACCGTCCTCGCGGCTGCCGACCTGCCCCGAGACGAACAGGAAGCCATTGGACCGGATCGCCGGCGAATAGCGATTTCTTTCATAGAGCGCTTGGCGCCCCGGCGGAAAAACGACGTCACGTAGAGCCATGGATGGACCTTCTCGAAGGGGTCGAAGCCGACCCTGTGGTTGCGATGGAGGGACTCTAGGCATTCGGGCCTCGCGGATAAACGGCCAAAGCCAATAATCACTGTTTGCAGATACCAAACAAACTGCGAGGCACCAGGAGCAGAGATGGACCGTTTCGATGCGATGCAGGCATTTGCCCGCGTGGTGGAAGCAGGCAGCTTCACCAAGGCGGCCGAGACACTTCACATGAGCAAGACCAGCGTGACGCAACTGGTGCAGCAGCTGGAAGCGCGGCTGCGCGTCAAGCTGCTCAACCGCACCACGCGCAAGGTCAACGTCACGGCCGACGGCGCGGCCTACTACGAGCGCGTGGTGCGCCTGCTGGGCGACATGGACGATGCCGAGACCAGCCTGTCTGATGCGTCGGCATCGCCGAGAGGGCGGCTGCGGGTGGATGTGCCCAGTCCGCTCGCGCGCCTGATCCTGGTGCCGGCCTTGCCGGCATTCCACGCGCGCTACCCCGACATCCAGTTCGACATGGGCGTGAGCGATCGCATGGTGGACCTGATCGGCGAGAACGTGGACTGCGTGGTGCGCGGCGGCGAGCTCGCCGATCAGTCGCTGATGGCGCGCCACGTGGGCGACCTGCAGCTGGGGGTTTACGCGGCGCCAAGCTATCTTGAACGCGCCGGCTTGCCCTCGCACCCGCGGGAGCTCGAAAACTCGCACCACCGCGTCGTGGGCTTCCACTGGCCGCGCACCGGCAAGGTCTTACCGTACACCCTGCGCCGCCAGGGCGGCGAGAGCATCCAGGTGCAAGGCCGCTATGTGCTGGCGGTCGACGACGGCAATGCCTACCTCGCAGCCGGCCTGGCGGGCCTGGGCGTCCTCTGGCTGCCAGACTACATGTCCGATGCGCACGTGGCGCGCGGCGAGCTGGTGCCGCTGTTCGAAGGCTGGCACCTCGATCCGATGCCCATCTACGTGGCGTTTCCGCCGAACCGGCATGTCAGCGCCAAGCTGCGCGTGTTCATCGATTGGGTCGCGGCGCTGATGGCGCAACATGCGCCTGTCCAGCGCCCGGCGACGCAGAGGTGAAGAGGACCTGACCTCTACGGTTCGGAACGCTGACCGCGGTCAGTACACGTCGCGGCGGTAGCGTCCTTGCGCAATCAGCGCGTCGAGCCCGGCAGCGCCCAGCACTTCGCTCAATGCCGCATCCACGCCGGGCGCCAGGCCTTCGCGGCTGCCGCAGACATAGACCAGTGCGCCATCGGCGATCCAGCGGCGGAGCTCGTCGGCCGCTTCGCGCAAGCAGTGCTGCACGTACCTGCGCTCGGGCTGGTCGCGCGAGTAGACGAGGTCGGCGCGCGCCAGCATGCCGAGCGCCTGCCACCGCGCGGTGTCCGCGGCGCAGAAGGCATCGTGCGCGGCCTGGCGTTCGCCGTATACCAGCCAGTTGCGCGCGTGGCCCCGCCGCACCCGTTCTCGCAGGTGCGAGCGCAGCCCGGCATATCCGGAGCCGTTGCCGATGAAGATGCAGGGCAAGTCCTCGTCCGCCAGCGCGAAGGCCGGATTCGCGACAAGCCGCATCTGGATCGCATCGCCGATCTGCGCGCCGGCGGTCAGCCAGCCGGAGGCGAGACCCAGCCCACCTTCATGCCGCATCTGGCGCACCAGCAGCTGCACACAGTCGTCTGCCGGCATCGAGGCCACCGAATAGCTGCGCGGCGCTGGCCGCGGGTGCGCATCGGCGGCGGCTGGCGCGCCCTGCAACAGCACCTCGACCAGCGCACCCGGCTGCCACGCCGGCGCGCCCGCGCGATGCAGCTCGATCTCGAACAGCGGATGGCCCAGGCTGCCCGGATTGAGCAATTGGCGGCGCACCAGCCGCCAGGATTCGAAGGCCCGCTCGGCCGGCGAGGCCGCATGCGACGGCCACGCGGCGCGCACATCGAAGGCCTCGGCGATCGAGCGCTGCCAGCGACCGATGGCTTCGGGATTGCCGTTGTCGACCTCGACCATCGGGAACAGTGCCTGCGCGCCCTGGTTGCGCAGGTCGCGGTCGAGCTTGCGGCCGAAGCCGCAGAAGGTGGCGTAGTGCCAGTCGCCGAGTGCGAGCATGCCGTAGTGAATGTGCTGCAACTGCGAACCCGCCTGCTGCGCGAACTTGCGCGCGAAGGCGCGTGCGCTGTCGGGCGGCTCGCCGTCGCCGGAGGTGCTGACGACCCACAGCACCTTGCGGAAATGCAGCAGCGCATCGACGCTGAGTTCGGCCAGGGTCTTGACCACGATGCCGAGGCCTGCGGATTGCAGCGCGGCCGCGGTCTGCAGGGCAACGCGTTCGGCATGGCCGGTCTGCGTGGCGAAGGCGATCAGCACCTGCTCCGGGCCCTGCCCAGCGCTGCCGCGGGCAAGGTCGAGCTGCGCGCGCTCGGCGCGCAGTGCCTTGCGGGTTCGGCGGCGGCCGAGGTACAGCATCCAGCCGGTGATGGCGAACAGCGCCAGGCCCAGGCTGGCAAGCATCATCAGGATGCGGCCCGGAAGGCCCCAGTAGGTGCCCATGTGCAGCGGATAGATGCTGTTCACCAGGCGGCCGGCCATGGGCTTGTCGGCATAGCGCTCGTGCTGCGTCGCCTCGCCCGTGGCCGCCTGCAGATAGAGCCGGTTGCGCGCGCGCTCGTGCTCGGGTGCCGCGCGCAGGTAGGTGGCTTCGACCTGCGAGGCATTGCGCGTGGGCAGGCGCAGGGTGACCTGGCTCCAGTCCCCCAGGGTCGTCTGCTGGAAGGAGCGCCACACGCGCTGCAGGTCGAGCCGGGCCGGTGCGCCACCGGCGGCTGCGTCGGCGGGCCGGGCGCCCTGCATGCGCTGCATGCGAACGGCGCGGCCTTCTCCGGCCGCATCGTCGATCACGGTGCGCACCGCGTCGAAGCCCCAGTAGAGCCCGGTGAAGCCGGAGACCAGGTAGGCGAGCAGGGCGATGGTCCCGGCGACAGCGTGCAGGTTCCACAGGAAGGCGCGGCCGCTGAGCGCAAAGTCGAGCCGCAGCCAGCTGCGCCACGCGAGCGGCTTTCGCGGCCAGCGCAGGTACAGGCCCGACAGTGCGAGCACCAGCAGTCCTGCGGCCAGGGTGCCCGTCACGGGCTTGCCGGTGTCGCGCGGCATGAGCAGCCAGCGATGCAGGCTTTCGACGAACTCGAAGAACGCTTCGGCGCGCGGCTCCGGCAGCAGGCCAGCGGTGTAAGGATCGATCAGGCGCGTCTCCCCGCGCCGCTCGCCGGGCGGCGGCGCGAAGTTCACGCGCACCGGACGGCCTGCCTCGGCGAACAGCGTCAGCGTTGCCACGCGCCGCCCCGGCTGCGCGGCCTGTAGCCGGTCCAGCAGCTCGGCCGGGGCCAGTGGCTGGGCGTCGGCCGCATGCGGCAGGCGATGAAGGGCCGGATCGATCAGGTCGGTGATTTCGGCGCGAAAGGAAAGGACCGCGCCGCTCAGTCCGATGACCAGCAGCACCGATCCCGCCGTGATGCCGATGAACCAGTGGATCTGGAACCAGGCGCGTCGCCAAAGAGCCATGCTTCGCCCGTCCTCAGAGATCGATCTTGACCGTTGCCTTGATGGTGCGCGGAACGCCCACCGCCAGCCGCGTGCCCGCCGCCGACCAGTAGCGCTTGTCGCCGAGGTTGTCGACGTTGATCTGCCACAGCGTGCGCTTGCCGAAGAGCTGCGTCACGTAGCGCGCGCCGGCCGCGAAGATCGTGTAGCCGCCGATGAAGCCTTGATTCAGGTCGTCGATCGGCCGCTTGCCGGTGTAGTAGGCGCCGCCGTTGACCGACAGGCCCGGCACCGCCGCGATGTCGTAGGAGAAGAAGGCGCTGGCCGTGTGCCGGGCGGTGTTCTCCGGCATCTTGCCGTTGTACTGGGCGTTGATGCCGCGGAACTCGGCATCCAGCGTCTGCGCCGAGAGCTGCCAGGCCAGCTGCCGCGCCAACTTGCCCTGCGCCGAGAGTTCCAGGCCGCGATAGCGCTGGCGGCCGTCGGCCACGAAGGTGTTGGCGCTGTTGGTGTAGGCGCCCGGGCGTTCGATGTCGAACAGCGCGGTCGACAGCAGCGTGCCCGAGCCGGTGAGCCAACGCAGCCCGGCTTCCTTCTGCTTGCTCACGCCAGGCGGCATGCGGTTGTTCTGGTTCGCGGTGCCGGCGGGCGCGACTTCGCCTTCCTCGACGCCTTCGGCATAGGAGACATAGGCCATGAGGTCGGGCGTGAACTTGTAGCTCAACGCGGCCAGCGGCGTGGTCTTCTTCACGTCGTAATCGATTTTCGGCAACGTCGAGCTGGCGAACTGCGTGCTTTCGAAGCGCGTATGGCGCACGCCCGCCACCAGCTGCCATGCCGGCGAGAAGCTGATGCGGTCGAGCGCGTACAGGCCCAGCTCCCGGCTGTCCTGCGCGCCCGTGGTGGGCTGCGTGGGCAGCGCGGTGAGCGGCAGGTAGCCGATGGCGCGCGGAAAGTACAGGTTCTGCGTCGTGGTGGCACCGCCGTAGTTGCGCTGGAAGATCGGATCCTGGCTCTTGTCGCTCTGCGCAGCGCCCAGCGTGAGCTCATGCTGCACGCCGCCGGTCGCGAAGGTTCCGAACAGCTCGGTGCGCAGCAGGTCGGAACTCTGCTCCAGGTGCTGCACGTTGCCGGTGATGCGGCCGGCGCCGGTGCGCGCGTCGTAGTTGCTGAAGGTCGCCAGGCGCCGGTCGCGCTGGGCCTCGGAGTGGCCGGCCTCCACCATCAACGCCCAGTTGTCGCTCAGGGAGTAGTCGGCCCGCAGCTGCGCGTTCTTGACCTCGGCCTCGAAGACGGCCCACGGCGGGCCGATGAGCTTGTGCGGATCGGGCAGCGCCGGTAGCGCGATCCGTCCGTTGACAGCCGCCAGGCGCGAGATGCCGGCCTGCTCGGTGATGCTCTTGCGGTAGTACTCCAGGTCGGCCTTGAGCGTGAGCCTGTTGTTGACGCGCCAGTCGAAAGCGGCCGACAGGAACTTGCGGTTGCCGTCCACGCCGTCGATGGTCGAGCCGAGCTGCCCGCCCGCCGCGTTGATGCGCAGGCCGTACTGGTTCTGATCACCGAACTGGCGGCCGAAGTCGACAAAGCCCTGCATCGTGCCCTGGTCGTCGAAGCTGGTGCCCACCGAAGTGACGGGCGTGCTGCCCGCGCGCTTGGTCACCAGGTTGATCACGCCGGCGGGCGAGGTGAAGCCGTAGTAGAGCGCCGAGGCACCCTTGAGCACCTCGACCCGCTCCTTGTTCTCCATCGGGATCTCGGACACGTTGGGAATCGCGAGCGAGCCGTTGAGCCGGTAGTTGGTGCGGTTTTCGACGGCAATCCCGCGGATCACGAGCTGGTCGAAGGTATCGCCGCCGTTCTGCTGGCGCGTGACGCCCGCCGTGTTGCGCAGCACGTCGTAGATACCGGCCGAGCCCTGCAGCTCGATGACCTCGCGCGTCACCGTGTTGACCGTGGCTGGCACCTCCATGATGCCGGCCCCGCGGAAGGTGCCGGCCTCGACGGTGTTGGCCACGAAGCCGCTGTCGCGGTCGGATCGGACGGTGACCGCGTCGAGCTCGCCGCCCGCGGCGACGGTGGAGGAAGCGGCCTGCGCGCAGGCCAGCTGGGCCGCCAACGCGAGCGGCAGAAAGACAAAGAGATTGCGCATGGAATCGCCCGTCGACGGGGCTTGATCCCGGCGACGACATCTGAAAGAGAGCTGGAGAGCGGCCGATTGTAAGACAAACGAATGAGAATTATTCGCATGACGGACCGTTTGCAGGCCGTTGTCGGCACGGTCGACGCCTGCCGCATCCGCGAAGCTCAGCCAGAGCCCGTAGCGCCCGCGCGCGCGCGGGCCGAACGCTCTCCGTACCTCGTCAGCGCCGCCGCTCGATCGCGCTCTCGCGGTAGTGGCGGGCTTTCTCCTCGTACATCGCGCGATCCGCGCGCTGCAGCGCCGCGTCGAGATGGTCGCCGGCATCGCAGGTCGCCACGCCGATCGCAAGGTTCAGCATCCGTCCGCTCTGCCCCGCATAGAACTGGTTGTTCAGCTCGAGCATGGAGGCGATGCGGTCGCGCATCGCCTCCGCCCCGCGCTCATCCGTCTTGGGCAGCACAACGGCAAACTCGTCGCCGCCGATGCGCGCGGGCCAGCCGGGCTCGTCGACCGCCTTGCTCAGCACCTCGCCCACGCGCCGCAGCAGCGCATCGCCGGCGGCATGTCCTTCCTCGTCATTGACGGGCTTCAGGCCGTTCATGTCGATCACCAGCACCGACACCGGCCAGGGGCCCTTGCGCGACAGCCGGTTCAGTTCTTCCGAGAAGAAGGCGCGTTGCGAAGCTGCGTCAGCACGTCGTGCTTGCCCAGGTACTCGAGATAGGCCTCGGCCTTCTTCCTGGCCGTGATGTCGATCAGCGACACCAGCACGAGGTCCCAGGTGGCGAGCCGGTCTTCGAGCACGGCAAACTGCATGTGGATGTTCAGCAGGTCGCCCGTCAGTGCGTAGTTGACGACCTCGCGCTGCTGCAGCATCTTGCCGTTCCATAGGTCCAGCAGCTGCTCGGCAAAGGAGTCGTGCATCTCGTCGCGAAAGATGCCGGAGAGGTTGTCCAGCAGCTCGCTCTTGTCGGCTGCGCCGAACATGCGCAGCGTCTCGCGGTTGACGTCGATCACGCGGATCTCCCGCATGCATCGCGTGATGAACTCGGGGTGCACCTTGATGAAGGTCGTGAAGTCGCTGATGCCCCGCTTGCGGATGTCGTCGAGCAGGATCTTGACCCCGCTGAAGTCTTCCACCCACAGCGACACGGGAGAGCGCTCGAACAGCTCGCGCGCGTAGCGCTCGCTCTCCAGGCGCAGCCGCTCGGCCCGCACGCGCTCGGTGATGTCGTCGAGCGACACCAGCACGCGATCCCATGACGCCTCGTGGCCGGGCAGCACCTGCACGCGCACGTGCACATCGAGCCTGCGGCCGTCCAGCGCATAGTTGACTGTCTGGTTGTCGAAGCAGAGTTTTCCGCGCCAGAGCTGGTCCAGCTCGTAGATCACGGGCGCGGTCATGTCGTCGCGAAAGATGCTGTCGAGCCGCGACAGCAGGTCGGCCTGGCTTTGCGCACCGAAGAGGGTGAGCGTGCTCTGGTTGACGCTCAGCACCCGCAGCTGCGCCATGCATTCGCGCACATGCCGCGGCTCGGCATTCAGGTGGGCCACCAGGTCCACCACACCGGCGCTGCGCCACGAATCGAACAGCTGGCGCAGCCCGCTGTAGTCTTCGAGCCAGAGCGACATCGGCGCAAACTCGAACATCGATTCGTAGTCGGTCGTGGACGGCATGGATTTCTTCCTTTGCGCGAGGGGGTCGTGTCCGCAATGATGCACCCTCGGCGGACCGCGGCAATGCGCTGCCCATGCCTTTCAACGCCTTCTGGCGCGGTGCCGTGGCGGTGGCGTACCGCCGCGCGGATTCAGCTTGTGAAGTAGAGGCCGCTGTACACGGGCACGCAATGCTCGGGAAACCCGGGCAGGTCGATCGAGCGCTCGGGCACCTGCCACTGCTCCCGCAGCGTGTAGCCCAGCGCCTCGACTTCCTTGACGAAGCGGCGGCGGTTGTAGACGTGCATCGGCGCGAAGCAGCCGGCGCCGATGTTCTGCGTCGTCACGTAGTCCTCGCCGCCATAGAGCGGAACCTTGTTCAGGAGAATGTGCCGGGGGCGCTGCCCGCACTGCTGGAGCAGTTGCGCGGGGCGCGCATTGTCGAGATAGTGCAGGGCGCCGGCAGAGATCCAGATGTCGTTGCCGGGCAGGGCCTGCGCCAGGTCTTCGGCAAAGCTCAATGCGCCGGCCCCGGCATCCGGCTTGCTGGCCATTTCTCGGCCGATGGCAGCGATCGCGGGCACTTCGACCACGCGCCAGGACAGATCCTTCGGCATCTCGAAATAGCGGCGGTAGGCATAGAAGTGGACGCCCACCGAGCCGCCGATGTCCAGCACCTTGGTGGCGCCATCGCGGAATGCGCGTTCGAGCCACCACATCACCGGATAGTCGTAGGCAAAGATCTTCTTCGTGCGGACGTCCACGTATTCGGCCGCCAGTGCGGCGTGGTCGAACTCAGGACTGGGGGGCAGCGAACTCCGCGCCTCGGCAAAGCTTTTGAACAGGCCGAAGCAACCGGCGAAACCGGCCTCGGAAAAAAACCGCCGGCGCCGCCAACGCTGCAGCGCCGGCCGGGCGACCGGCCCCTCCAGGATCTGCCTGACGATTTGCGGAGCACCGGTGTAAGCCATGTTTACCTCCATCCTCTTGACGATCGCCGCCTGCCGCGGTTCTGAGGTGCGGTGGGCTGATTCGAAGAATGGCCGGCAATGATCTTCCCCATGATCTGCCGCTCCGCGTGGAAGCGAACGCATTGCCAGCCCGGAATGCCGCCAGCATACGACAAAAGTATTAAATGTGTTTACTTTCTTGCGATGAAGTCGGGATGGCGCGCGCAGATTTCCGGCAGCGAACTCAGCGTGCCGGAGAGGTGTTCGCGCAGCGCCTTCTGTGCCGCGGCGCCGTCGCCCTTGGCAATGGCGCGCACGATGGCGCGGTGGTCGCGCAGGATCGCCTCGGTCTTGCCGGCCGTGGGCAGGTGCAGGCGCCGCAGGCGGTCCACATGGCCCGAGACGCGGCTCACCAGGTCCCAGAGGCTTGGCACATTCGCGGCTTCGTACATCAGGTGATGAAACTTGCGGTCGGCACCGACGAACTCGCCGTACTGCCGCGCCGCCGCCAGCGTGGCCTGCAGCGCGACCTGTGCTTCGAGCTGCGCGACCAACCCGGGCGGGGCCTCCTCGGCCAGCTGGTGCACGATCTCGAGCTCGATGGAGCGGCGCAGAAAGTGCGCCTGCCGCGCCGCGTCGATGTCGATGCGGCTGACCAGGGTGGCGTGCTGGGGAAACACGTCCACCAGGCCTTCCTCGCTGAGGCGCAGCAAGGCCTCGCGCACCGGCGTCTGGCTCACGCCGAAGCGGTCGGCCAGCTCTTGCCGCACCAGCACCGTGCCGGGCACGAGGTCGAGGGAGAGGATGGCATCGCGCAGTTTTTCGAGCACCTGCGGTGCGGCCAGGCGGGTGCGGTCGAGTCGGATCCGGGGGAGGGCAGTCATTCGCTGGAATTCTCGCTTTGACGTAGTGATATATTAGTGTTTTAATGTAGTTGATCCCACCCGAAGACTTGTTTCTTCAGCCCTCGATGCCACGCTCCTACGACACCCTGCGCAGCGCCCGCTGGTTCGCGCCCGACGACTTCCGCTCCTTCGGCCACCGCTCGCGGGTGATGCAGATGGGCTACGCGCCACCGACTGGGTGGGCAAGCCCATCATCGCCATCGTCAACACGTGGAGCGACGCCAACCAGTGCCATTCGCACTTCAAGCAGCGCGTCGACGACGTCAAGCGCGGCATCTTCCAGGCGGGCGGCTTTCCGCTCGAACTGCCGGCCATCTCGCTGTCCGAGAGCATGGTCAAGCCGACCACCATGCTCTACCGCAACTTCCTGGCGATGGAAACCGAGGAGCTGCTGCGCAGCCATCCGGTGGACGGCGCGGTGCTGATGGGCGGCTGCGACAAGACCACGCCGGGCCTCACGATGGGCGCGCTGAGCATGGGCCTGCCGTTCATCTACCTGCCGGCCGGGCCGATGCTGCGCGGCAACTGGCGGGGAAAGGTGCTCGGCTCGGGCTCGGACGCCTTCAAGTACTGGGACCAGCGCCGCGCCGGCCAGCTCAGCGACCAGGCCTGGCAGGAGATGGAGGCCGGCATTGCGCGCAGCCATGGCACCTGCATGACCATGGGCACCGCGGCCACCATGATGGGCATTGCCGAGGCCGTGGGCTTCACGCTGTCGGGCGCCTCGAGCATTCCCGCGGCCGACGCCAACCACGTGCGCATGAGCGCCGAATGCGGCCGCCGCATCGTCGAGATGGTGTGGGACGACCTGACGCCGGCGAAGATGCTCACGCGCGACAACTTCGAGAACGGCATCGCCTGCGCCATGGCGATGGGATGCAGCACCAACGCGATCGTGCACCTGATCGCCATGTCGCGCCGCGCCGGCCATCCGGTCACGCTGGACGACTTCGATGCCGCGAGCCGCCGCGTGCCGGTCGTCGCCAACATCCGGCCGAGCGGCGACACCTACCTGATGGAAGACTTCTTCTATGCGGGCGGCCTGCCCGCGATGCTGGAGCGCATCCGCGGCCACCTGAAGACCGAGGCGCGCACGGTCAATGGCCGCACCATCGGGCAGAACATCGGGGGCGCGGAAGTCTTCAACGACGACGTGATCCGCCCGCTCGACAACCCCATCTATGCCGAAGGCGCGCTGGCCGTGCTGCGCGGCAACCTCGCACCCGACGGCGTGGTGATCAAGCCCAGCGCCTGCGCGCCGCATCTGCTGCAGCACACCGGGCGCGCGCTGGTGTTCGACGACTATCCCAGCCTGAAAGAAGCGGTGGACGACCCCTCGCTCGACGTGACCGGCGACGACATCCTGGTGCTGCGCAATGCCGGGCCGCGCGGCGCCGGCATGCCCGAGTGGGGCATGCTGCCGATCCCGACCAAGCTGCTGAAGCAGGGCGTGAAGGACATGCTGCGCCTGTCGGACGCGCGCATGAGCGGCACCAGCTACGGCGGCTGCCTGCTGCACTGCTCGCCCGAGTCGGCCGTCGGCGGGCCGCTGGCACTGGTCCGCACAGGCGACCGCATCCGCGTCGATGTGCCGCAGCGGCTCATTCACCTGGAAGTGAGCGACCAAGAACTGGCGCGCCGCAAGGCCGCGTGGACGCCGCCCGCGCCGCGCTACGAGCGCGGCTACGGCTGGATGTTCGGCCGCCACATCCTGCAGGCCAACGAGGGCTGCGACTTCGACTTTCTCGAAACCGAATTCGGCCGGCCGGTGCCCGAGCCGGACATCTTCTGAAGACCATTTGTTCGAACGAACGATCCAACCCACGGAGACCCATGTGAATCCCCAGACCCGCGAGAAGCTGATGAAAGTCAGCACCGCCACGCTGTGCACGGCGCTGTTCAAGCGCGGACTGCGCAACCAGTTCATCCAGAACGTGCACCCGCTCAACCCCGCGCTGCCCAACATGGTGGGCGAGGCCTTCACGCTGCGCTACATGCCCGCGCGAGAGGACCTGAACCCCATCACCGTGTTCAACGACCGCAACCATCCGCAGCGCCAGGCCGTGGAGCAGTGCCCCGTGGGCGCGGTGCTGCTGATGGACAGCCGCAAGGACGCCCGCGCCGCATCGGCCGGCGGCATCCTGGTGAGCCGTCTCATGAAGCGCGGCGCGGCCGGCGTGGTCACCGACGGCGGCTTTCGCGACAGCCCCGACATCGCCAAGCTCGGCTTTCCGGCGTACCACCAGCGCCCGAGCGCGCCGACCAACCTGACCTTGCACCAGGCCATCGACATCAACGTGCCCATCGGCTGCGGCGACGTGGCCGTATGGCCGGGCGACGTGGTGGTGGGCGACGCCGAGGGCGTCATCGTGATTCCGGCGGACATTGCCGACGAGATCGCGGCCGAGGCCACCGAGATGACCGTGTTCGAAGACTTCGTGCAGGAGAAGGTGCTCGAAGGCCGCTCCATCCTCGGCCTCTATCCCCCGACCGAAGAGCAGAGCCGCACCGAGTTCGCCGCCTGGC is a genomic window of Variovorax sp. V213 containing:
- a CDS encoding low molecular weight protein tyrosine phosphatase family protein; this translates as MRRVLFICSRNRLRSPTAESVFAGPGIETDSAGLAPDADCVLSAEQVEWADLIFVMEKQHRTKLKQRFAASLQGKRIVCLDVPDRYEFMQPELIALLQQKVGQHLR
- a CDS encoding RidA family protein translates to MALRDVVFPPGRQALYERNRYSPAIRSNGFLFVSGQVGSREDGSPEPDLETQVRLAFGNLNEVLAAAGCTFDDVIDVTVFIVDPESKFEKIWKLVPEFWGNAPHPTLTGVGVTWLYGFDFEIKVIAKLPEAQVD
- a CDS encoding LysR substrate-binding domain-containing protein — its product is MDRFDAMQAFARVVEAGSFTKAAETLHMSKTSVTQLVQQLEARLRVKLLNRTTRKVNVTADGAAYYERVVRLLGDMDDAETSLSDASASPRGRLRVDVPSPLARLILVPALPAFHARYPDIQFDMGVSDRMVDLIGENVDCVVRGGELADQSLMARHVGDLQLGVYAAPSYLERAGLPSHPRELENSHHRVVGFHWPRTGKVLPYTLRRQGGESIQVQGRYVLAVDDGNAYLAAGLAGLGVLWLPDYMSDAHVARGELVPLFEGWHLDPMPIYVAFPPNRHVSAKLRVFIDWVAALMAQHAPVQRPATQR
- a CDS encoding PepSY domain-containing protein: MALWRRAWFQIHWFIGITAGSVLLVIGLSGAVLSFRAEITDLIDPALHRLPHAADAQPLAPAELLDRLQAAQPGRRVATLTLFAEAGRPVRVNFAPPPGERRGETRLIDPYTAGLLPEPRAEAFFEFVESLHRWLLMPRDTGKPVTGTLAAGLLVLALSGLYLRWPRKPLAWRSWLRLDFALSGRAFLWNLHAVAGTIALLAYLVSGFTGLYWGFDAVRTVIDDAAGEGRAVRMQRMQGARPADAAAGGAPARLDLQRVWRSFQQTTLGDWSQVTLRLPTRNASQVEATYLRAAPEHERARNRLYLQAATGEATQHERYADKPMAGRLVNSIYPLHMGTYWGLPGRILMMLASLGLALFAITGWMLYLGRRRTRKALRAERAQLDLARGSAGQGPEQVLIAFATQTGHAERVALQTAAALQSAGLGIVVKTLAELSVDALLHFRKVLWVVSTSGDGEPPDSARAFARKFAQQAGSQLQHIHYGMLALGDWHYATFCGFGRKLDRDLRNQGAQALFPMVEVDNGNPEAIGRWQRSIAEAFDVRAAWPSHAASPAERAFESWRLVRRQLLNPGSLGHPLFEIELHRAGAPAWQPGALVEVLLQGAPAAADAHPRPAPRSYSVASMPADDCVQLLVRQMRHEGGLGLASGWLTAGAQIGDAIQMRLVANPAFALADEDLPCIFIGNGSGYAGLRSHLRERVRRGHARNWLVYGERQAAHDAFCAADTARWQALGMLARADLVYSRDQPERRYVQHCLREAADELRRWIADGALVYVCGSREGLAPGVDAALSEVLGAAGLDALIAQGRYRRDVY
- a CDS encoding TonB-dependent siderophore receptor, encoding MRNLFVFLPLALAAQLACAQAASSTVAAGGELDAVTVRSDRDSGFVANTVEAGTFRGAGIMEVPATVNTVTREVIELQGSAGIYDVLRNTAGVTRQQNGGDTFDQLVIRGIAVENRTNYRLNGSLAIPNVSEIPMENKERVEVLKGASALYYGFTSPAGVINLVTKRAGSTPVTSVGTSFDDQGTMQGFVDFGRQFGDQNQYGLRINAAGGQLGSTIDGVDGNRKFLSAAFDWRVNNRLTLKADLEYYRKSITEQAGISRLAAVNGRIALPALPDPHKLIGPPWAVFEAEVKNAQLRADYSLSDNWALMVEAGHSEAQRDRRLATFSNYDARTGAGRITGNVQHLEQSSDLLRTELFGTFATGGVQHELTLGAAQSDKSQDPIFQRNYGGATTTQNLYFPRAIGYLPLTALPTQPTTGAQDSRELGLYALDRISFSPAWQLVAGVRHTRFESTQFASSTLPKIDYDVKKTTPLAALSYKFTPDLMAYVSYAEGVEEGEVAPAGTANQNNRMPPGVSKQKEAGLRWLTGSGTLLSTALFDIERPGAYTNSANTFVADGRQRYRGLELSAQGKLARQLAWQLSAQTLDAEFRGINAQYNGKMPENTARHTASAFFSYDIAAVPGLSVNGGAYYTGKRPIDDLNQGFIGGYTIFAAGARYVTQLFGKRTLWQINVDNLGDKRYWSAAGTRLAVGVPRTIKATVKIDL
- a CDS encoding methyltransferase, TIGR04325 family, translating into MRSLPRGAADHGEDHCRPFFESAHRTSEPRQAAIVKRMEVNMAYTGAPQIVRQILEGPVARPALQRWRRRRFFSEAGFAGCFGLFKSFAEARSSLPPSPEFDHAALAAEYVDVRTKKIFAYDYPVMWWLERAFRDGATKVLDIGGSVGVHFYAYRRYFEMPKDLSWRVVEVPAIAAIGREMASKPDAGAGALSFAEDLAQALPGNDIWISAGALHYLDNARPAQLLQQCGQRPRHILLNKVPLYGGEDYVTTQNIGAGCFAPMHVYNRRRFVKEVEALGYTLREQWQVPERSIDLPGFPEHCVPVYSGLYFTS
- a CDS encoding GntR family transcriptional regulator; its protein translation is MTALPRIRLDRTRLAAPQVLEKLRDAILSLDLVPGTVLVRQELADRFGVSQTPVREALLRLSEEGLVDVFPQHATLVSRIDIDAARQAHFLRRSIELEIVHQLAEEAPPGLVAQLEAQVALQATLAAARQYGEFVGADRKFHHLMYEAANVPSLWDLVSRVSGHVDRLRRLHLPTAGKTEAILRDHRAIVRAIAKGDGAAAQKALREHLSGTLSSLPEICARHPDFIARK
- a CDS encoding ribonuclease activity regulator RraA; its protein translation is MNPQTREKLMKVSTATLCTALFKRGLRNQFIQNVHPLNPALPNMVGEAFTLRYMPAREDLNPITVFNDRNHPQRQAVEQCPVGAVLLMDSRKDARAASAGGILVSRLMKRGAAGVVTDGGFRDSPDIAKLGFPAYHQRPSAPTNLTLHQAIDINVPIGCGDVAVWPGDVVVGDAEGVIVIPADIADEIAAEATEMTVFEDFVQEKVLEGRSILGLYPPTEEQSRTEFAAWRQAHGR